CCAAACAGCCGCAGCCGGCGCACACCGAACAGCTCTCGCATCTGCGAACTGTGCTCGCGGATGCAACTGAGCAACTGTTGGGTGCTTTCAGCCATTGCAGTGCCTGGCGAGAATCTTTAGTGAACTGTAGGCAGGGTGGATGTTCTTGCAGCCAGGGACCCTCAAGCCCCTGATCACGGCTTTGCCCCAGCGCCATTACCGGCAGGTGGTGCACTTAATCCGGTGGCGAGCCGCCGCTGCCCGATCAATGCGCCAGCATGGGTGAAAGTGAGGGTTTGTTTGTGTTTTTAAATCCGTTTTTTCCGTTCACCACGGCCAAGGTGCTTTCCCTTAAGGCCTCCGTGCTGCTGCTGTTGACCCTGCTGATCAAGGCCAGGGTGCAGATCGTTACTGGCTCCGCCGTAGGGATCTTGCTGCTAATGCTGCAGACCCTGGTGTTCCTGGCCATTAGCGGTGGCTTGGTGCTTGCGGCTGGTGGAGCAGCGGTCTACGCCACCCAGAAGCGTCGGTCTGCAGCGGCCTAAATCCATGGCCGCTGGCTGCCTGGGGCATTTAGGCGGGCATCTTCATCCGGGTGAAACATCGGCGCCTGGCCCATGAGGGTTGTTCCATTGCGGCTGATGCCTGGCGACGACCTGCGCCTTGCGCTGGAGTCCTGGATGGGCGCTCAACAGGAACAGGCAGGCTGTTTGATCAGCGCCATCGGCAGCCTGTCGGTGGCCCAGCTGCGCTTGGCGGGAGCGTCCCAAGCCACCGTGATCCATGGCGACCTGGAGATCCTCAGCCTGGCCGGCACCCTTTCGATCGATGGTTCCCATCTACACATCGCCATCGCCGACAGCCGCGGCACCTTGATCGGCGGTCACCTCTGCAGCGGCTCGCTGTTACGCACCACCGCCGAACTAGTAGTTGGCCTGCTGCCCGAGTGGCAGTTCAGCAGGGAGCTGGATCCGGCAACTGGCTACGCCGAGCTCCAGATCACCCGGCGGCCTCCAGAAATAGCAGCCAGCAAGCCCCGCCACTGATATCCGCTTCGATGTTGCCGTTGCCATCGCGATCTTTCCAGTGGAGGACGTGTCGATTGCTGTTGGATCTAGATGGAATCAAGGAGGACTCAGCCAGTTACCAGATCAGCACACTGGGATCGAGAAGAAAGCCTGCGCCGCTCAAGTAATCAGAAACTCCTCAGCCAAGGCCGTCGAAGTCGGTATGGGTGTGAATCTTGCATGGCTGCCAACAGAGCGCCCACCAAAGTGATCCACGGGCAATGGCTCGGCCTATGGTGCCAAAAAGAGCGCCCGCGGAAGGCCTTCGAATCTGTGGAGGTGGAACATGCCTGAATCCAGCCTTCTTTCGGAAGACCTGCGAAGCGTTCGCATTGTCACGCGTGATGGGCTTGAGGCGTTCACCAGGCAGTTAGTGGAAAAGTTTGCCCCTGAAAAGGTGATCCTGTTTGGATCCCAGGCCAGAGGTGATGCCGGCTTGCATTCGGATGCCGACATTCTGGTGGTGATGCCATACGAAGGCAGGCCATTTGCAAAGAGCCGTGAAATCCGCAGGGCCTGCAAACCAGGTTTTCGAGTGGATCTGGTGATCTGGCGTCCCGAAGATATCGAATCTCGTTATCGCTGGGGTGATCCAATCATTCGCGAGGCGCTGGACCATGGGGAGGTGTTGCATGGCTGAACACAACCCTCTGGTTGATGAGTGGATCGCTAAGGCCGAGGGAGACTGGGAATGGACTGATGTTGATATAACTCAGATCAGATCTCGCATGCGCGATGGATATGTTTATCACCTACAGCAATGCATCGAAAAGCTCATGAAAGCACGCCTGCTTCAACTGGGGCAGACATTCCGAAAAACACATGATTTAGTTGGCCTATCCTTTGCGCTTCATGCTGTAGATCCTGCTTGGAGCTGGGATGAAGACGAACTGGAGGACTTAACAGAATCGGGTGTAATGAATCGCTACCCAGGTTTCGACACATCCATAGAGGAACTCGAGGAGCTCAAGGAGATCGCCAGCCGCCTGCGCCAGGCGCTTCTGCTTCGGCTTGGATCCGTTTCCCCGGAGGTAAGCACCTGATGGCCTACTACGGCATCCCCACCAACGTCATCCACGGGCAATGGCTCGGGCTGGTCTAATCCGTGGGCCTGGAACAATCGTTTGCGGGGGTGTATCTCCTGCGAACGACAAGGCAGCATCAAGGGCCAAGGGTTTAGGCGGACTTGCCAGACCCTTTGGGAACTGTAAAAAAAAAACGGAGAGGGCGGGATTCGAACCCGCGGGAGCTTTCACTCCGCTGGTTTTCAAGACCAGAGCCATCAACCACTCGACCACCTCTCCAGGGGGTCGTTACCGAGCAAATCGGCAACTAAACCATTTTCCCATGCGGTGCTCCGCCCAAGTGGTTCTCCTTCCATGCGGTGCTCCGCGATCAAGGGCTGGCTGGTGGCACGGGGGGGCAGCCCTGTTGGCGCAGTTTTTGGGCTTTGGCCTGGAGGCCCAATTCCAGCTGCCGTTCGCGGCGGGTGTGGTCCGCAAGCCATAGCCGATAGCGCTCGGCATTTAATTGCTGCCAATCGAGCAAGGCCGTTTGATAGCGCTGTTCATCGAGATCCCGATCCTCCTGGGTGTAGCGCTCAGCCAGGGCCGGATCGATGGCAGTCGGTTTGGTAGGCGGAATGAAGGCCTCGGCCTTGATGCTCGCCAATGCCTTTTGCTGCAGGGCCAGGCCCTTGGTTTGGGTGTTGAGCTGTTCAGGGCTAAGGCGGCAGTTGCCCTGGCCTGGGCTGCCGCCATTGCCCTGGTTATTCCAGGGCAACCAGCTTTGGCAACCACCTACCAATAGGGCCAAAGCAACGACGCCCAGGCCAGTTTTTAGCGAAGCCGGCATCGCCACTAATGCCTAGTTGCCGCTGGGTTTAGCCAGGGGCAGCAGGCACTTATCGGAGTCGCAGCCGGCCGGACCCGCTTCCACCAGTTCACCGCGGTCGTAGCGCTGCAGGGCTTCAAAGAAGTCTGGGCAGCTACGGCGCCCAGCCACCTCGGCATTGAGGCTGAGGTAGGTGGCGTGATCGATCGGCTCGAAGGGCAGCCGGGGGAAGGTGGCATTGGCATCAAAGCGGGCCAGCAGGGCCGCCGAGATGTAGCCCTCTCCTTTGTCGATGGCCTGGTGGATGGCCTCTGCCAGGGGTTCAATTTCGTTTTCGCGGAACTCAACGGTGGCAGAGGTGTTGTGGGCCGTGTAGTGCTTTTGCACCTGCATGTAGAAATCGAACTGGGCCATGGCGGAGAAGTTGTTGATCTCCACCGCATCGGCGCCGGGAATATTGGCCCAGCTCACTTCGGTGGGGATCTCCACCAGCCACTCGGTGCAGCGGGGATCAAATGGATCGTTGAGCAGACGCCCCTGTTCGTCCTTGTCGGATTGGGAGGGCACGATCGAGTAGCCGTAATCGAGGCAGGCCAGGGCCACCGGATCGTTCTTGCGGAAGGTGATGCGGCGAATAAAGCGTTGGGCCTTGGGGGGGTGCCAGCCGGGTGAAGCACCGGTGAGCAGGCTCTTGGTGCCGGCTGGTTGCACCGTGGTGCAGCGGTTCGGGCGGCGCAGGCCCTGGCGGTCGCAGTATTCCCAGACCGCTTCGTTGACGATCTCCTTCCAGCGGCCCAGGTAGGTAGCCTCCTGCTGCTTAAAGGCCATCCCCTCTTCGGTTTCGGGGCGGCCGGCCTCCCACCACTTCAACCAGGGGGTGCCAAAGGCATGCACGAAGAAGTCGAACAGGCCGGTGAAGCTCACGCCCACGATCGGATCCCAGGCACGGCTCTGGCGGTAGCGCTCCACATCGAAGCGGTGGTTGAGCAGGCAGGCCACGGCCAGGCCTGCGGCCTTGAAGGCATCGGCCTGGGCCTGGTGGTCGGCGGGATCGATCTGGTTGAGATGGATCTCGGCGAGGTTGCAGTGGAAGTCGGCGCCGAGGATTTCACCGCAGGGGTTGAGGCCATAGCGGCCCAGGCGGTGCTCCAGTTCGGCGGGGCTGATTTCAGGGTGGTGGGTGGTCAGCCAACGGCCGGCCTGTTCCCGGCCCTGGTCGCAGTAGATGTCGATGAACTCGGTGCGCAGCTCGGGGGTGCTGAGCAGGTCGGCATTGGAGCGGGCGATGGCCTCGGGTGCGAATTGGATTGCCCCTTCACCGCTCTGGAACTGCTTGACCACGGCCTCATGCACCACCTCTTTTGAGGGGCGGGTGTGGAACACCCGGGTGTGGTTGGCCATGCGCAGGGCATCGCGCTCGGGATCGATGCGCCAATTGCCCTCGCTGTCCTGCTGCCAAAGGTTTTCCTTGGCGCCGGCGGCGCTGTTGTCTTCGGCGCTGAACTGGCGCATGCCGGCGCTGCGGCGAATGTTGCCCGCCACGATCGTGACTGCGGCCTCATCAATCAACAGGCAGCACTCCACCGAGGTGAGCTGGCGGCCGATGGCCCTGTTGAGCAGCTGGGCCACCCGGCCGTAGAGATCCTTCAGCTTGACGGGGTTTGCCATGCCGCCAAAGCCCTTGAGGGTTTCGCCCACGGGCCGCACATCGGAGAGGTCGATGCTGATGTGCACCTCATCGCCCTGGCCATTTTCGCCAAAGCGCTCATCACTGCACAGCTCAAGCAGTAGCTGGTAGCTGTCGACCCAGCCGCGGCGGGTGTCACCGACCTTGACCGTCACCAGGTTGACGCCACCGTTGGTGGTGATGTTGGTGCTGGTGTGCTCCTGGCGCTGGCCAGGGGGGGTGGCGCCGATGTCGGTGACTGCATCGATCACCAGCCGGTTGCGCACGGCCGGCAGGCGACTGATCAGGTGGGGCTCAATGATTGCGCCGGTGCCGCAACCCATCATCGCCAGGTCCATCATCAGACCGAAGGCTTCCCAATCCACCAGGTTGGTGGAGGTGCAGTTGTAGGCGC
This genomic interval from Cyanobium sp. WAJ14-Wanaka contains the following:
- a CDS encoding PPC domain-containing DNA-binding protein — its product is MRVVPLRLMPGDDLRLALESWMGAQQEQAGCLISAIGSLSVAQLRLAGASQATVIHGDLEILSLAGTLSIDGSHLHIAIADSRGTLIGGHLCSGSLLRTTAELVVGLLPEWQFSRELDPATGYAELQITRRPPEIAASKPRH
- a CDS encoding nucleotidyltransferase domain-containing protein; its protein translation is MPESSLLSEDLRSVRIVTRDGLEAFTRQLVEKFAPEKVILFGSQARGDAGLHSDADILVVMPYEGRPFAKSREIRRACKPGFRVDLVIWRPEDIESRYRWGDPIIREALDHGEVLHG
- a CDS encoding HEPN domain-containing protein, which gives rise to MAEHNPLVDEWIAKAEGDWEWTDVDITQIRSRMRDGYVYHLQQCIEKLMKARLLQLGQTFRKTHDLVGLSFALHAVDPAWSWDEDELEDLTESGVMNRYPGFDTSIEELEELKEIASRLRQALLLRLGSVSPEVST
- the nrdJ gene encoding ribonucleoside-triphosphate reductase, adenosylcobalamin-dependent, which gives rise to MTISTTPAAALAAEAAYAAPAGTPVGGDFPATAPAANPVFYRTYSRKTPSGRESWHQVAERNLEGLRVLGHLNEAEVTLLRRMQQQQKALPSGRWLWIGGTEWIERHYNFSGAYNCTSTNLVDWEAFGLMMDLAMMGCGTGAIIEPHLISRLPAVRNRLVIDAVTDIGATPPGQRQEHTSTNITTNGGVNLVTVKVGDTRRGWVDSYQLLLELCSDERFGENGQGDEVHISIDLSDVRPVGETLKGFGGMANPVKLKDLYGRVAQLLNRAIGRQLTSVECCLLIDEAAVTIVAGNIRRSAGMRQFSAEDNSAAGAKENLWQQDSEGNWRIDPERDALRMANHTRVFHTRPSKEVVHEAVVKQFQSGEGAIQFAPEAIARSNADLLSTPELRTEFIDIYCDQGREQAGRWLTTHHPEISPAELEHRLGRYGLNPCGEILGADFHCNLAEIHLNQIDPADHQAQADAFKAAGLAVACLLNHRFDVERYRQSRAWDPIVGVSFTGLFDFFVHAFGTPWLKWWEAGRPETEEGMAFKQQEATYLGRWKEIVNEAVWEYCDRQGLRRPNRCTTVQPAGTKSLLTGASPGWHPPKAQRFIRRITFRKNDPVALACLDYGYSIVPSQSDKDEQGRLLNDPFDPRCTEWLVEIPTEVSWANIPGADAVEINNFSAMAQFDFYMQVQKHYTAHNTSATVEFRENEIEPLAEAIHQAIDKGEGYISAALLARFDANATFPRLPFEPIDHATYLSLNAEVAGRRSCPDFFEALQRYDRGELVEAGPAGCDSDKCLLPLAKPSGN